CATCCCTTGATCAACCACTACGCGCGCATCCGCGACAGCCGGCCCCGAAAGATTTCCGACTTTCTCAGCCTCGCGGAATTCCGGCGGCTCGACCTGTACCAGGAATTCTTTCGCGATGTCGCGGTCAGCTATCAGATGGCCGTGACGATCCCCTCCGCAAACGCCCTGGTCATCGGTATTGCCCTCAATCGTGCCCGGCGAGATTTCTCGGAGCGTGACCGATCAGTGCTCGACCTATTGCGGCCGCACCTGGTGCAGGCGTACCGGAATATCGCCGAACGAGGCACACTCCAAGAGCGCGCCGAAGCCGCTGAGCGAGCGATCTGGGCCGAATCGGCCACCGTCCTCGCCTCGCTGACGACGCGAGAACACGAGATCCTCGTGCTCGTCGCGGGCGGCAAGACGAACCCGCAGATCGCCGGCCGCCTCTTGGTCAGCCCGCGGACCGTGCAAAAGCACCTCGAGCACGTCTATGACAAGCTCGGCGTCCGCACGAGGACGGCGGCCGCGATGAAGTTGGGCCAGGCCTCCTAGGGCGTCGGTCGGGCCATCGAGCCGGCCGCGACCAGGTGATAGCGGTGCTCGGGCCGCCCGGGTGATCCGTAGCGCATCACGACTTCCACCCGGCCCGACTGCACCAGGTGGTCGAGATAGCGCCGAGCGGTGACGCGGCTGAGGCTGGCGACGTCGGCAACCTCGACCGCCGCCAGGTCGCGCCCGGCCTCCTGCAGGATGCGAGTGACCAGGTCAAGCGTCGGTCGCGAGAGGCCCTTGGGCAGCGTCTCGCCGCCGCCGCCGTGCCTGAGGATCGTGTAAAGCGTGTCGACCGCGTGCTGATCCGCCTCTGAGAGTTGCTTGAGCCGCTGGTGCATCGCGGCGTAGCTGCGCAGCTTCTCCTCGAGAGCGGCGAATCGAAACGGCTTGATCAGGTAGTGGACGACACCGCCGTGCATCGCGGCCCGCAGACTCTCCACGTCGCGGGCGGCCGTAATGGCGATCACGTCGACGCGAGACGCGCCGCCTTCGCGGATGGTGCGCATCACGTCCAGTCCCGAGATGTCTGGCAGATAGATGTCGAGCAGGACGAGGTCGGGTTTGACTTGTGTGATCAGTCGCAACGCATCGCCACCCGTTCCGGCCTCCCCAACGACGGTGAAGCCCGGCATCTTCTCGACGTAGGCGCGGTGCAGGGCGGCTACCCGGAAGTCGTCATCGACGATCAGGGTCCGGATCAAGGCGTTGCCACCGATACCGGTTTTGTGAAAAGGGGCAGTCGGACGGTAAACAGGGCGCCACCCTGGTTGACGACGGTGACCTCACCGCCGCGACGCGCGGCGACCTGCTGCACGAGAGCGAGGCCGAGTCCGCGGCGCGAGCCGGGATCCGCCACCTTTGTCGTGTAGCCCTCGGAGAAGAT
Above is a window of Candidatus Dormiibacterota bacterium DNA encoding:
- a CDS encoding response regulator — encoded protein: MIRTLIVDDDFRVAALHRAYVEKMPGFTVVGEAGTGGDALRLITQVKPDLVLLDIYLPDISGLDVMRTIREGGASRVDVIAITAARDVESLRAAMHGGVVHYLIKPFRFAALEEKLRSYAAMHQRLKQLSEADQHAVDTLYTILRHGGGGETLPKGLSRPTLDLVTRILQEAGRDLAAVEVADVASLSRVTARRYLDHLVQSGRVEVVMRYGSPGRPEHRYHLVAAGSMARPTP
- a CDS encoding LuxR C-terminal-related transcriptional regulator, with the translated sequence MERLGPSDYQSVLNVVREIHEIERMDDFPHRAMAGIGRLIESDLLTYNEIDTRRRRAFMVQEPAGAIGATQLQTFERLAHQHPLINHYARIRDSRPRKISDFLSLAEFRRLDLYQEFFRDVAVSYQMAVTIPSANALVIGIALNRARRDFSERDRSVLDLLRPHLVQAYRNIAERGTLQERAEAAERAIWAESATVLASLTTREHEILVLVAGGKTNPQIAGRLLVSPRTVQKHLEHVYDKLGVRTRTAAAMKLGQAS